DNA from Blastocatellia bacterium:
GAGGTGATTTACCAACAATTTTAGGATTAAGTCCTCTGGTTGGAAGTACAACTATTTTTTCTAGTTTTGCTTTCTCGGTTTCATTGCAAAAATAAGCACCTTGAGAAATAAAGGCATGGCGCACTTGTTTATTAATGCTATTTTCTACTACTACAGCCTGTTCAGAGGCGCAAATTGTTCCATAATCAAAAGTTTTACCTGTTAGTATATCAGCAACAGCTTTTTCAATATTTGCAGAAGCTTCTATTAAAACAGGAACATTACCAGGGCCAACACCAAAAGCGGGTTTTCCAGAACTATAAGCAGCTTTTACTAGACCAATTCCACCTGTAGCTAAAATTACAGATGTTAATTTGTGTTTCATTAGTTCTTCAGTTCCTTGTAGGGTAGAAACTGTTAAACAACCTATTAAACCAGCCGGTGCGCCAGCTTTTTGCGCAGCACTACGCATTATCTGAGTAGTTTCACTAATACATTGTACAGCAGATGGATGAGGGCTTAAAACCACCCCATTTCTTGATTTTAGAGAGATTAAGATCTTAAAAATTGCGGTAGATGTGGGATTTGTGGAAGGAATGATTGCTGCTACTACACCACGTGGGTCAGCAACTTCAATTAAATTATCTGTTTCAGAGACAACGCCAACCGTTTTTAGGTTACGGAAAAAGTTATGAACATCTTCAGCCGCAAAGCGATTTTTTTCTGCCTTATCTTTTGCCACACCATAACCAGTTTCTTGATTGGCTAATTGGCCTAAACGGTCTTTGTCTGCTAAAGCTGCTAGGGCAGCAGCCTGAACAATTTCATCAACACGTTCTTGGCTAAAGGCAGCAAAAATTTTTTGTGCTGAATGAGCAGCCGTTACTAAATCACGTGCTTGTTGTACTGAGGTCAAATATTTATCGACAGACATCATTCCTCCACAGCGATAAAATAAAATTTAGCTATTAGGTTTTACTATTTTTTATTATCTTCTTTTCCAGAAGGTAGGGCTTTTTTATCTGCTGGAGGGAGAGCTTTTTCTAAACTCATTCCATTGTCAGATAAAACTCGCTCTAACTCTGAATGTGGGCGGGGAATTACGTGTACACTAATTAATTCGCCTACTCGTCTTGCTGCTGCTGCTCCTGCATCTGTTGCAGCTTTTACTGCTCCAACATCACCGCGCACAAATACTGTTACATAGCCAGCCCAAATATATTCTTTACCAATTAATACTACATTAGCAGCCTTAACCATTGCATCAGATGCTTCTACTGCACCAACAAAACCTTTAGTTTCAATCATTCCAAGTGCTTCAAAGGACATGTAAGCTCTCCTCTAAATTTTTATAAAAGGTAGGATAATTTATATTATTTAATTGTCTGTTGTTACTAAAACTTATGGACATAAGAAGCTAACAAAAGGGTAGAAGCGAGTCAAGCCCTTTTGACTCCATATTTTGTTTACTTGAGTTTTATTTATCGCCATAACGATCAACAGAAAATCGACTCATTTTTACTGGCGTATCTGCTGAAATTCCAGCTTTATGATGTAGGGCTATTAATTGGGCTTCTGTTGTATCAATGCCTGGTAATGCTGGGAGCAAAACGGCTCTTTTACCGCCTATTGCTTCTATTAACAAACCATAAATTTGTACATCATGACCTCTTAGGTCTTCAATAGGTTCTAAAGGCGATAAAATATCAACAGAATAAGTTAAATTATCTAATTCTTCTAAAGTAACAGGCTTAAAACGATAATCTTGTGTTGCTGCTTCTACTGCATTACGAATAATTTCTTCAGCCACATTATTGCATACTGGAAATAAGGTTCCGATACATCCGCGTAAGTCACCTTGCTTTGTTTTTAATGAGACAAAACAACCTGCTTTAAGTTGCAAATAATTAGGTAAATTATCAGGTGCCTTTACTCTAATCTGATTTTTTAAATATGATTCTAGTGACATTTTAGCTAAAAAAATAGGTGTGATTGCTGTAGCATTTAGACTAGACATTAAGTAATTTTCTCCTTAAGGATTGCTGTCATATAACCAACACCAAAGGGACATTCATAGGCAAGTAGTTTTGTTGAAAGATTTTCTTTTCCTGCCACACCAATTGCAACTAAAATAGAACGATAGCCGCATTCACCAGCCTTATGACGTAAATTTTGATCAACATTAATAATTGATGATAAGTTTTTTTGCTTAATAGCTTCACAGATTTGTTTATCAAATAAGTGTGCTACAGGTTCAAAATGATAAGGCCCGTTTAATGATAAATAATGGCTAAGGTCAGCACTTGCAACAAAAGCAATTTTGCGTCCTAAGCTTTTAGCTGCCTGCTGGCAAGCTTCTCCAAATTGGATATGTGATTCTATAGAAAGAGCAGAAAAACTTAATGCTAAAACTTGTCCTTGCCATCCAGCTTGCCATAAATAATACATTGGTACAAGTACACAATGATCTAGTAAATACTCATTAAAAAATGGGTTAAAAGGAATTTGGTTTTCTTTTGTAGTCTTATCTAACTCAGCTAAAAGCTCTAAGT
Protein-coding regions in this window:
- the amrA gene encoding AmmeMemoRadiSam system protein A produces the protein MSSLNATAITPIFLAKMSLESYLKNQIRVKAPDNLPNYLQLKAGCFVSLKTKQGDLRGCIGTLFPVCNNVAEEIIRNAVEAATQDYRFKPVTLEELDNLTYSVDILSPLEPIEDLRGHDVQIYGLLIEAIGGKRAVLLPALPGIDTTEAQLIALHHKAGISADTPVKMSRFSVDRYGDK
- the amrB gene encoding AmmeMemoRadiSam system protein B produces the protein MSGEVVFVGIAPHPPLLVPAIGKEKIAQVQDSVNALNKFASQIIRTNPDTVVIISPHSPATSEAFGAFSNKTLIGDFHQFGCKQVSLSFPNDLELLAELDKTTKENQIPFNPFFNEYLLDHCVLVPMYYLWQAGWQGQVLALSFSALSIESHIQFGEACQQAAKSLGRKIAFVASADLSHYLSLNGPYHFEPVAHLFDKQICEAIKQKNLSSIINVDQNLRHKAGECGYRSILVAIGVAGKENLSTKLLAYECPFGVGYMTAILKEKIT
- a CDS encoding BMC domain-containing protein, with the translated sequence MSFEALGMIETKGFVGAVEASDAMVKAANVVLIGKEYIWAGYVTVFVRGDVGAVKAATDAGAAAARRVGELISVHVIPRPHSELERVLSDNGMSLEKALPPADKKALPSGKEDNKK